A single Candidatus Methylacidithermus pantelleriae DNA region contains:
- a CDS encoding enoyl-ACP reductase FabI gives MGCVQAVLAGKVGIALGVANHRSLAWSIAQAWHNAGARVLIGYQGERFKKNIDELLPELGPDSLAFPCDVASDQELDRFFTELASKVGYLDFLLHSIAYAPREALEGRLLDTGRAAFNTALDVSVYSLIGLAQRAAPLLRKGGSLLTLTYYGSQKVVPHYNVMGVAKAALEATVRYLAFDLGPQGIRVNAISAGPVNTLAARGIPGFTEMLRYAAQRSPLQRNVSLPELGAVATFLVSEAASAITGQVVFADCGYSIMGG, from the coding sequence ATGGGTTGCGTGCAAGCAGTTTTAGCGGGGAAAGTCGGAATTGCGCTGGGTGTGGCAAACCATCGAAGTCTTGCTTGGAGCATTGCGCAAGCGTGGCACAACGCCGGGGCACGCGTTTTGATCGGCTACCAAGGGGAGCGATTCAAAAAAAATATCGACGAGCTTCTCCCGGAATTAGGTCCTGATTCGCTGGCCTTTCCTTGTGATGTGGCATCCGACCAAGAACTTGACCGCTTTTTTACGGAATTAGCTTCCAAAGTCGGCTACTTGGATTTTCTTCTCCACAGTATTGCTTATGCACCCAGGGAAGCACTGGAGGGGCGGCTTTTGGATACAGGCCGAGCTGCCTTTAACACGGCGCTCGATGTAAGCGTTTATTCCTTGATCGGTTTGGCACAAAGAGCTGCTCCCCTCCTCCGAAAGGGCGGTTCGCTTCTTACCTTAACCTACTACGGATCCCAGAAGGTCGTTCCCCATTACAATGTCATGGGGGTAGCCAAAGCAGCTCTAGAAGCGACTGTCCGATATCTTGCGTTCGATCTAGGCCCTCAAGGAATCCGCGTCAACGCGATTAGCGCAGGTCCCGTCAACACTCTTGCAGCCCGGGGAATCCCTGGTTTTACGGAAATGCTTCGCTACGCAGCGCAGCGCTCACCATTACAACGAAACGTCTCTTTGCCCGAGCTGGGAGCCGTGGCCACCTTTCTCGTAA